A single window of Grus americana isolate bGruAme1 chromosome 10, bGruAme1.mat, whole genome shotgun sequence DNA harbors:
- the LOC129210821 gene encoding C2 calcium-dependent domain-containing protein 4C-like, with amino-acid sequence MWFLEKIRASHENGNLPSSSFLGLPPGQNLPEKARLGAAAFPNVLTPDRIPEFCIPPRLTSSGPPKGTGSHQDYRSDDADLNSSDYSPSSSLPHLIQVESAEEIPVPEEESTNSDPQSQAALSLPHFPRAPTSYGFCTLLESPHTRRKESIFHGDPRGALPSLMLSRSRANTFSGKGSMSNPIAISFASVRLPPKHLSLHRQGACDSDTASSSDSSPFSSPLLSRSPPRSCSLIKTQSQEGFLCRALKAKNKSSMARNNSLSTEESSSTDNSPSAIRRASEGLLATQHFSMSCSPIFPLDLTRSQERLVGESTVVMDKGGMLRLSTEYCSENERLRVRLISAEGLYDDSVEPKNINCCITFSLVPGKTQKQRSTVIKRSRNPIFNEDFFFDGIAEEELYSLSIRMKAMNKGCSMKRDYTLGERELSLITMLSV; translated from the coding sequence ATGTGGTTCTTGGAAAAGATCAGAGCATCACATGAAAATGGAAACCTGCCTAGCTCCTCCTTCCTGGGACTGCCACCTGGCCAAAATCTGCCTGAAAAAGCCCGACTgggggctgctgcttttcctaatGTGCTCACCCCTGACAGAATCCCTGAATTCTGCATTCCCCCCAGGCTGACCAGCTCGGGTCCCCCTAAGGGCACTGGCTCCCACCAGGACTACCGTTCAGATGATGCAGATCTTAATTCTTCTGACTACAGCCCTAGCTCTTCTTTGCCACATCTCATTCAGGTGGAAAGTGCTGAAGAGATCCCAGTCCCGGAGGAAGAAAGCACCAACTCGGATCCACAGTCCCAAGCAGCGCTCTCCCTGCCTCACTTTCCCAGAGCCCCCACTTCCTATGGCTTCTGCACTTTGCTGGAAAGTCCCCACACCAGGAGAAAGGAGTCCATCTTCCATGGTGACCCACGTGGTGCTCTGCCCAGCCTGATGCTGTCTCGATCCAGAGCGAACACATTCAGTGGCAAAGGAAGCATGTCCAATCCCATTGCTatcagctttgcttctgtgaGGCTGCCTCCCAAGCATCTCTCCCTGCACAGGCAAGGTGCCTGTGACAGCGATACTGCCTCTTCCAGCGATTCCTCTCCTTTCAGTTCTCCACTTCTTAGCAGGTCACCGCCTAGATCCTGCTCCCTAATCAAAACACAAAGTCAGGAGGGATTCCTGTGCCGAGCGCTGAAAGCCAAGAACAAATCTAGCATGGCCAGAAACAATTCTCTCTCTACAGAGGAAAGCAGCTCCACTGATAACAGCCCCAGTGCCATCAGGCGGGCCTCCGAGGGGCTGCTTGCCACGCAGCACTTTAGCATGTCCTGTTCACCCATCTTTCCGCTGGACCTGACCCGCAGCCAGGAAAGGCTAGTGGGAGAGAGCACAGTGGTAATGGACAAGGGAGGCATGTTGAGGCTATCAACTGAATACTGctcagaaaatgaaaggctGCGGGTCCGCCTGATCAGCGCAGAGGGTTTATATGATGACTCTGTAGAGCCCAAAAACATAAACTGCTGTATCACCTTCTCCCTGGTGCCagggaaaacacagaagcagagaagcaCTGTTataaagagaagcagaaatcccATTTTCAATGAGGACTTCTTTTTTGATGGCATTGCAGAAGAAGAGCTTTACAGCCTCTCTATAAGGATGAAAGCAATGAATAAAGGGTGCAGTATGAAACGGGATTACACCTTAGGAGAACGGGAGTTGTCTTTAATAACTATGTTGTCAGTATAA